A single genomic interval of Candidatus Cetobacterium colombiensis harbors:
- a CDS encoding relaxase/mobilization nuclease domain-containing protein — MAILKGIGNPSSKSGGAKSALEYVGKKADLTKGIYCSNDWKEAFNDFQNTKEFYNKENGRQYLHYVQSFKEGEVTPEEALELTEKFCNKIIKDNEVFLAVHTDQKHIHCHVIVNSVSYVDGHKFQCSRNDLEKWKEISNEINKDHGLEIPQKTTEQGKIIAWKKEQYMALKKSLENKEVPNDSLNLVNSILEISKCCQNKNEFIEKMDSKGYQVDWQDHKKNITFTVSENILTGKKNKFRLNTLGKTFNHEILSKEGLENEFSKTREQYERPELSRVNTGKQPIERTTNELSKHQPETGFRTKVDDRAIQQNGIITRESFRESFGLRRVNTLDDKRHERESKRLAEESERELKSRNEQQQRNSNKIKRKINDRGFDITD; from the coding sequence ATGGCAATCCTTAAAGGAATAGGTAATCCAAGTTCCAAAAGTGGTGGAGCTAAATCTGCTTTAGAATATGTGGGAAAAAAAGCAGATTTAACAAAAGGAATTTATTGTTCTAATGATTGGAAAGAAGCCTTTAATGATTTTCAGAATACTAAAGAGTTTTATAATAAAGAAAATGGGCGTCAATATCTTCATTACGTTCAATCTTTTAAAGAGGGAGAAGTTACCCCTGAAGAAGCTCTTGAACTTACAGAAAAATTTTGTAATAAAATTATAAAAGATAACGAGGTTTTTTTAGCAGTTCATACAGACCAAAAACATATTCATTGTCATGTGATTGTTAATTCAGTTTCTTATGTTGACGGACATAAATTCCAATGCTCAAGAAATGATTTAGAAAAATGGAAAGAAATTTCTAATGAAATTAACAAAGATCATGGATTAGAAATACCTCAAAAAACAACTGAACAAGGTAAAATTATTGCTTGGAAAAAAGAACAATATATGGCTCTTAAAAAATCTTTAGAAAATAAAGAGGTCCCAAACGATAGTTTAAATCTTGTTAATTCAATTTTAGAAATATCTAAGTGCTGCCAAAATAAAAATGAGTTTATTGAAAAAATGGATTCAAAAGGTTATCAAGTAGATTGGCAAGATCACAAGAAAAATATTACTTTTACAGTTTCAGAAAATATTTTAACTGGAAAGAAAAATAAGTTTAGATTAAATACTTTAGGTAAAACTTTTAATCATGAAATATTGAGTAAGGAGGGGCTAGAAAATGAATTTTCTAAAACAAGAGAACAATATGAAAGACCAGAGTTATCAAGAGTTAATACAGGAAAACAACCAATTGAAAGAACTACTAATGAACTATCAAAACACCAACCGGAAACAGGATTTAGAACTAAAGTTGATGATAGAGCAATACAACAAAATGGAATCATCACTAGAGAAAGCTTTAGAGAAAGTTTTGGACTTAGAAGAGTCAATACCCTTGATGATAAAAGACATGAAAGAGAGTCAAAGCGATTGGCTGAAGAAAGCGAACGAGAACTTAAATCAAGAAATGAACAACAACAAAGAAACTCTAATAAAATCAAACGAAAAATTAATGACAGAGGCTTCGACATTACTGACTAA
- a CDS encoding plasmid mobilization protein, giving the protein MKKLTVRLDEDDYNLLVEQCKVLECTQNQFFRELLRKNLATDIEEYNTTLKEIFRTLKIASNNLNQIAKKSHYSDDVEAIKKELNELWQSLKE; this is encoded by the coding sequence ATGAAAAAATTAACAGTAAGACTTGATGAAGATGATTACAATTTATTAGTAGAACAATGCAAAGTTTTGGAGTGTACCCAAAACCAATTTTTTAGAGAACTTTTAAGAAAAAATTTAGCTACAGATATTGAAGAATATAACACAACATTAAAGGAGATTTTTAGAACTCTAAAAATAGCTTCAAATAACCTTAATCAAATAGCTAAAAAAAGTCATTATTCTGATGATGTAGAAGCTATAAAAAAGGAGCTGAATGAGCTATGGCAATCCTTAAAGGAATAG